In Haloplanus sp. XH21, the genomic stretch TGTTCGGCGCTCGCGGCATCGGAATGGGCGATCGCAGTTCCGCCATCGGTTGCGGCGGTCGGACGGTCGCGTGCTGCGTCGACGATGGCGTCGGCGAGGTGGTGTTCGCTTTTCTTCTCGGCAGTCGCCGCGAGCGAGATTACCTCGTCGTCGTCGACGCCGAACCCCTCGACGTCGGCGACGGTGGTCTCACCTTTCGTGAGGGTGCCGGTCTTGTCGAAGGCAACGAGGTCGATCTTGCCGGCACGTTCGAGGTGTTCGCCACCCTTCATCAGGACGCCCGACCGGGCGGCGTTCCCGATGGCCGAGACGATGCTGACCGGCGGTCCGATGACCAGCGCGCCCGGACAGCCGATGACCAGCAAGGTGAGTGACAGGATCGCGTTCTGCGTGACTGCGTACGCGCCGATTGCGAGCACGATGACGGCTGGGGTGTAGTACTTCGCGAACCGGTCGATGAGACTCTCCGTGGGCGACTGGGCCTCCTGGGCCTCCTCGACGCGGCGGATGATGCGCTCGAGCGTCGTATCCGAGCCCGCACCCGTCGTCCGGACCTCCAGTGCGCCTTCCTGGTTGACCGTCCCCGCGTAGACTTCGTCACCGTCGGCCTTGTGAACGGGCGCGCTCTCGCCGGTGACCGGGGCCTGATTGACGGCACTCTCGCCATCGACGACGCTCCCATCGACCGGAATCTTGCCGCCCGGTTTCACGATGACAACTTCACCCTCCTCGACGTCGCGGGCAGGAACTTCTTGGAGGTCTCCGTCGCGACGGACGGTCGCCGTGTCGGGCGTCATCTCCAGAAGCTCCTGGAGTGCCGTCCGGGTCTTCCGCATCGTCCGGCCTTCTAGGTAGCTGCCGAGGCTGAACAGGAAGACGACGGCGGCAGCTTCCCAGTATTCGCCGATGACGATGGCACCAATGGCCGCCAAGGTCACGAGCGTCTTGATGCCGAGCGTTCGGTTGGTGACCTCGTAGTAGGCGGTTTTGGCGATGTCGTAGCCGCCGATGATCGCCGCGAGGATGAGAATACCGGCACTCGCGGTATCGAAGCCGGTGAAGTGGCCGAGGCTCCAGCCGCCACCGTAGAGGAGGCCGCTGGACGCCGTAACGATGGCTTTCCGGTTCTTCCGGTAGTACTGTGTTATCGTTTGTGCGTTCATTGATCTAGGCGGGCTGGGGCGTGTAGTCCTGGTTTTCGATGGCCTGTGCGAAGGCGTCGGGGTCAGCGACGTCGTCGTCGTACTCGATCTCGACTCGGCCGGTCGTGTAGTGGACTTCCACATTCTGGACGCCGTCGACGTTCGATAGGGCGCGTTCAACGGTGCTCGCGCAGGTCGGGCAGTCGAAGTCCATCACACGGAGTTGGGTTGTCTCGTTCATCACAGTTCTACGTAGCACCCGGACCGCCATATATATTTTTTAAATGATATGTTTGAATAGAGATATAGGTCGTTGGAACAGTTCAATAGGTCGTCTAGGGCTTCGACTCGATCCGACCGCAGGACAGTCGTCCGGTCGAAGCGTTCGACAGTAGTGTTCGCCGCTACCTTTTCCCGCACGTGTCTCGCAGTCTCATTATGAGCAGTTCCGCCGGCGACCACCATCTCGACGACATCGCGATCAGGGATACCCGCGTCTCGGATGCCATCGACGAACCAATGCGAGCGATGATCCTCGACATACTGGCCGACCAGGCACGGACGGCAGGCGAGGTTCACGACCGACTTACCGAGCGAG encodes the following:
- a CDS encoding heavy metal translocating P-type ATPase, whose amino-acid sequence is MNAQTITQYYRKNRKAIVTASSGLLYGGGWSLGHFTGFDTASAGILILAAIIGGYDIAKTAYYEVTNRTLGIKTLVTLAAIGAIVIGEYWEAAAVVFLFSLGSYLEGRTMRKTRTALQELLEMTPDTATVRRDGDLQEVPARDVEEGEVVIVKPGGKIPVDGSVVDGESAVNQAPVTGESAPVHKADGDEVYAGTVNQEGALEVRTTGAGSDTTLERIIRRVEEAQEAQSPTESLIDRFAKYYTPAVIVLAIGAYAVTQNAILSLTLLVIGCPGALVIGPPVSIVSAIGNAARSGVLMKGGEHLERAGKIDLVAFDKTGTLTKGETTVADVEGFGVDDDEVISLAATAEKKSEHHLADAIVDAARDRPTAATDGGTAIAHSDAASAEHRSVSDPDDFDVVAGKGVVAHTDGHEVVVGNRALLDDRSIDIPDHIAEYVRGREERGETVVHVVRDGSVIGVIAMRDELREAAPGVVAALQDAGIETVMLTGDNERTASAVAGEVGIDEYRAELLPEDKQTVIEEYQADGQVVAMVGDGINDAPSLATADVGIAMGAAGTDTAIETADMALMADDLERIPYAVTLSKATRWNVLENVGLAVLTVTVLLAGVLTSYVTLAAGMLVHEASVLLVILNGMRLLRH
- a CDS encoding heavy-metal-associated domain-containing protein, producing MNETTQLRVMDFDCPTCASTVERALSNVDGVQNVEVHYTTGRVEIEYDDDVADPDAFAQAIENQDYTPQPA